The Suncus etruscus isolate mSunEtr1 chromosome 7, mSunEtr1.pri.cur, whole genome shotgun sequence genome includes a window with the following:
- the IFRD2 gene encoding interferon-related developmental regulator 2 encodes MPRARKGHSSAPRKGGQHRRGGAQSSTQADSGSSEDEAASEVRSTTSDCPSLLSTTGEDNLGGDAVDEQGQQEDLEERLKEYVDCLTDKSAKTRQGALENLRLALASRLLPDFLLERSFTLADALEKCLKKGKGDEQARAAAVLGLLCVQLGPGPKGEELFHSLQPLLVSVLSDSTANPTARLHCASALGLGCYVAATDVQDLVSCLTCLEGVFSRSCGVGGSTASVVSASLHGLLCAALQAWALLLTICPSSHISHILDRQLPQLSLLLSSDSVNLRMAAGETIALLFELAQDLEEDFIYDDMETLCGVLRTLATDSNKFRAKADRRRQRSTFRAVLHFVEGGEYEEETVRFGLEVLYVDSWARRRVYAAFKDVLGSGLHHHLQNNELLRDIFGLGPVLVLDAAALRACKVSRFEKHLYNAAAFKARTKARSRVRDKRADIL; translated from the exons ATGCCACGCGCCCGTAAGGGCCACAGCAGCGCGCCCCGCAAGGGCGGCCAGCACCGCAGAGGGG GTGCCCAGAGCAGTACCCaagctgactcaggttccagTGAGGATGAGGCTGCCAGCGAGGTCCGCAGCACCACCAGTGACTGCCCCagccttctgagcaccactggggaggACAATCTTG GGGGGGATGCTGTGGATGAGCAAGGCCAGCAGGAAGACCTTGAAGAAAGGTTGAAGGAGTATGTGGACTGCCTTACAGACAAGAG TGCCAAGACACGGCAAGGTGCTCTTGAGAACCTGCGCCTGGCCCTGGCCTCCCGCCTTCTCCCCGACTTCTTGCTGGAGCGCAGCTTCACACTGGCTGATGCCTTGGAAAAGTGCCTCAAGAAAG GGAAGGGCGACGAGCAGGCTCGGGCAGCTGCCGTGCTGGGTCTGCTCTGTGTGCAGCTGGGCCCAGGACCCAAGGGCGAGGAATTATTCCATAGCCTGCAGCCCCTGCTGGTTTCAGTGCTCAGTGACAGCACAGCTAATCCCACTGCCCGGCTCCAT TGTGCTTCTGCTCTTGGCTTGGGCTGTTACGTGGCTGCCACTGATGTCCAG GACCTGGTTTCTTGCCTCACCTGTTTAGAAGGTGTTTTCAGCCGGTCCTGCGGTGTGGGTGGCTCCACAGCCTCGGTGGTCTCCGCCAGCCTGCATGGCCTGCTCTGTGCTGCTCTACAGGCCTGGGCGTTGCTACTGACCATCTGTCCCAGCAGCCACATCAGCCACATCCTGGACAG GCAGCTCCCGCAGCTGTCCCTCCTCTTGTCCAGCGACAGCGTAAACCTGCGCATGGCTGCGGGCGAGACTATCGCGCTGCTCTTTGAGCTGGCCCAGGACCTGGAG GAGGACTTCATTTATGATGACATGGAGACACTCTGTGGAGTCCTGCGTACTCTGGCCACGGACAGCAACAAGTTCCGGGCCAAGGCTGATCGCCGGAGGCAGCGCTCCACCTTCCGTGCCGTGCTGCACTTTGTGGAG GGTGGCGAGTATGAGGAAGAGACGGTCCGTTTCGGGCTCGAGGTGCTCTACGTGGATAGCTGGGCTCGACGCCGGGTCTACGCTGCCTTCAAGGACGTGCTGGGTTCTGGCTTGCACCACCACCTGCAG AACAACGAACTGCTCCGGGACATCTTCGGCCTCGGACCCGTGCTGGTGCTGGATGCCGCTGCCCTCAGAGCCTGCAAGGTCTCTCGCTTTGAGAAG CACCTCTACAATGCCGCTGCCTTCAAAGCCCGGACCAAGGCCCGCAGCCGCGTGCGGGACAAGCGGGCAGATATCCTGTGA